In Reinekea thalattae, a genomic segment contains:
- the hflK gene encoding FtsH protease activity modulator HflK, with the protein MAWNEPPGGNNDQDPWGNRNRKNNEGPPDLDDLFKQLNAKLNKWLGGGNNNNRNDSENPKRSGGSGPIVAILLVLGIVFTGYNTLYTVDEAERAVVLRLGKFYRVEGPGLHYKIPYIDKVAAKVNVTRVNETSLRNSMLTADENIVTVAMTVEYRAAAAELYTLNVQDPQATIAHASESALRHVVGSAKLEQILTTGRDQLQALVKERLQEYLDSYNVGISLDQLKITDASPPTAVQEAFDDVIKAREDQQRLINEAQAYANQIVPVAQGQAERQLAEAEAYRQEIIARASGDADRFSSLLAEYQKAPEITRQRLYLSTIEEIYSNSAKVLLDVESGNNMMYLPLDQLRRNTATAADSSASFSSSLNINSLTQSEISELYDLIVNEQSRRRNN; encoded by the coding sequence ATGGCGTGGAATGAACCACCAGGTGGGAATAACGATCAAGACCCTTGGGGTAATCGTAACCGTAAAAACAATGAGGGTCCGCCTGACCTTGATGACCTGTTTAAGCAGCTTAACGCTAAACTGAATAAATGGCTGGGTGGCGGTAATAACAATAACCGCAACGACAGCGAGAACCCTAAAAGATCCGGTGGTAGCGGCCCTATCGTGGCCATTCTATTGGTTTTGGGTATTGTTTTTACTGGCTATAACACCCTCTATACGGTAGATGAAGCCGAGCGTGCCGTGGTGCTTCGCTTAGGTAAGTTTTACCGTGTTGAAGGCCCAGGCTTACACTATAAGATCCCTTACATCGATAAGGTTGCCGCCAAGGTTAACGTTACTCGCGTTAATGAAACCAGCTTGCGCAACTCGATGCTGACCGCAGATGAAAACATTGTCACCGTTGCGATGACAGTTGAATACCGTGCTGCGGCCGCTGAACTCTATACCTTAAATGTTCAAGACCCTCAGGCCACGATTGCACACGCCTCTGAGTCGGCACTGCGTCATGTTGTTGGTTCTGCCAAGTTAGAGCAGATCTTAACCACAGGCCGTGACCAATTGCAGGCGCTGGTTAAAGAACGACTGCAGGAATACCTCGATAGCTACAACGTCGGTATCAGTCTTGATCAGTTGAAAATTACCGATGCTTCGCCGCCAACCGCAGTGCAAGAAGCCTTTGATGATGTGATTAAGGCTCGTGAAGATCAGCAGCGTCTTATCAATGAAGCGCAAGCCTACGCCAACCAGATTGTGCCGGTTGCCCAAGGTCAAGCCGAGCGTCAATTAGCTGAAGCAGAAGCTTACCGACAAGAAATCATTGCTCGTGCATCTGGTGATGCCGATCGTTTCTCGTCGTTATTAGCTGAGTATCAAAAGGCACCAGAAATTACTCGTCAACGTCTGTACTTGTCGACTATTGAAGAGATCTATAGCAACAGCGCTAAGGTGTTGTTAGATGTCGAAAGCGGCAACAACATGATGTATCTACCGTTGGATCAGCTACGTAGAAATACTGCAACAGCAGCAGATTCTTCAGCAAGCTTTTCGAGTAGCTTAAATATTAATTCTTTGACTCAATCAGAAATCAGTGAGCTTTATGATCTGATCGTGAATGAGCAAAGCCGTCGCCGTAATAATTAG
- the hflX gene encoding ribosome rescue GTPase HflX encodes MFFERAEAGNRAVLVHVDFPESNHREDPVEFEELVVSAGADPALYIRASRTTPHSKFFVGTGKLEEIRQAVKDTQADVVLFNHALSPSQERNVEAEIECRVLDRTGLILDIFAQRARTHEGKLQVELAQLQYQSTRLVRGWTHLERQKGGIGLRGPGETQLETDRRLLRIRISTINKKLKKVETQRNQSRRARARSDTPTVSLVGYTNAGKSTLFNRLTDASVYAADQLFATLDPTLRRLQIPDMGTIVLADTVGFIRHLPHKLVEAFKATLQETAEADLLLHVVDCADENRLNNIAQVENVLDEIGSHQIPRLEVFNKIDLLDDFKPAIERNEQGVPVRVWVSAYNGEGTQLINSAIAELLGDEVIDKSIELQPHELALRAALFEHNAIVSENYEDNGTVSIQIRIQKKDFKQLLKRFDLSEQRFGVARLKEPYEQ; translated from the coding sequence TTGTTTTTTGAACGCGCTGAAGCTGGTAATCGGGCAGTCCTAGTCCATGTTGATTTTCCAGAGTCCAACCACCGTGAAGACCCTGTAGAGTTTGAAGAGTTGGTGGTTTCTGCCGGTGCTGATCCGGCTTTATATATTCGTGCATCCCGCACAACGCCTCATTCAAAGTTTTTTGTCGGTACTGGTAAGTTAGAAGAGATTCGCCAAGCAGTAAAAGACACCCAAGCCGATGTGGTGCTGTTTAATCACGCCTTAAGCCCTTCCCAAGAACGTAATGTTGAAGCAGAAATTGAATGCCGTGTGCTCGATCGTACCGGTTTGATTTTAGATATTTTTGCCCAGCGTGCTCGGACTCATGAGGGTAAGCTGCAAGTTGAGCTGGCCCAGCTGCAATACCAAAGCACGCGTTTAGTACGCGGCTGGACGCACTTAGAGCGACAAAAAGGTGGTATTGGCCTGCGAGGTCCAGGTGAAACTCAGCTAGAAACCGACCGCCGCCTGTTGCGTATTCGTATCAGTACGATCAATAAAAAACTGAAAAAGGTCGAAACCCAGCGTAATCAGTCTCGTCGTGCGCGAGCTCGTTCAGATACGCCAACAGTGTCACTTGTTGGCTATACCAATGCGGGTAAATCGACACTCTTTAATCGACTCACCGATGCCTCGGTTTATGCTGCAGATCAATTGTTTGCGACATTGGACCCAACCTTACGTCGCTTGCAAATTCCCGATATGGGAACCATTGTGTTGGCCGATACCGTAGGCTTTATCAGGCATTTGCCTCATAAATTGGTCGAGGCGTTTAAAGCAACGCTGCAAGAAACCGCCGAAGCCGATCTTTTATTGCACGTTGTGGATTGTGCTGACGAAAATCGCCTCAATAATATTGCTCAGGTTGAAAATGTGCTCGATGAAATTGGTAGCCATCAGATTCCTCGCTTAGAGGTGTTTAACAAGATTGATCTGTTAGACGACTTTAAGCCAGCCATTGAGCGAAATGAGCAGGGCGTGCCAGTACGCGTTTGGGTGTCTGCTTATAATGGTGAAGGTACCCAGTTGATTAACTCTGCGATTGCAGAATTGCTCGGCGATGAAGTGATTGATAAGTCAATTGAGCTGCAACCCCATGAATTGGCATTACGGGCAGCGTTATTTGAGCATAATGCGATTGTGTCAGAAAACTATGAAGATAATGGCACCGTATCTATTCAAATAAGAATACAAAAGAAAGACTTCAAGCAGCTATTAAAGCGGTTTGATCTTTCTGAGCAACGATTCGGTGTGGCTAGGCTGAAAGAGCCTTACGAGCAATAG
- the hfq gene encoding RNA chaperone Hfq — MSKGQSLQDPFLNALRKERIPVSIFLVNGIKLQGQIESFDQFVILLKNTVSQMVYKHAISTVVPARNVKISMDGEESVTVE, encoded by the coding sequence ATGTCGAAGGGCCAGTCTCTACAAGACCCTTTCTTAAACGCGCTACGAAAAGAGCGTATACCCGTATCTATTTTTTTGGTTAACGGCATTAAGTTGCAGGGTCAGATCGAAAGTTTCGATCAATTTGTCATTTTGCTGAAAAACACAGTCAGCCAAATGGTTTATAAGCACGCTATCTCAACGGTTGTGCCTGCGCGCAATGTTAAGATTTCGATGGACGGCGAAGAATCCGTAACCGTCGAATAG
- the miaA gene encoding tRNA (adenosine(37)-N6)-dimethylallyltransferase MiaA — MQHKPTALFLMGPTAAGKTNLAMSLVQQGQCEIISVDSAQIYRGMNIGTATPSAEELALAPHHLIDICDPAESYSAVQFRNDALTLMDDIVARGKTPLLTGGTMLYFKTLVEPLAQMPASDEIVRAQLQQQLAEQGLASLVAELAEVDPVAHQQIELQNPQRVQRALEVYRQTGKPISSFWAQQDNSAKGKLSSAAIEQFPYRLMQYAVIPNDRKVLHQRIAERFDLMLKMGFEAEARLLFERGDLHLDLPSIRSVGYRQMWQYFQGDYTYEQMVERGVIATRQLAKRQLTWLRGWPELIEIDISAYSTEQWCQRILSQL, encoded by the coding sequence GTGCAGCATAAACCGACAGCGCTGTTCCTTATGGGCCCTACAGCGGCAGGTAAAACCAACTTGGCTATGTCTTTGGTACAACAAGGGCAGTGCGAAATCATCTCAGTCGACTCGGCGCAAATTTATCGCGGTATGAATATTGGCACAGCAACACCCAGTGCCGAAGAGTTAGCCTTGGCGCCGCACCATCTGATTGATATCTGCGATCCAGCCGAGTCTTATTCGGCGGTGCAGTTCCGAAACGATGCATTGACGTTGATGGATGACATCGTCGCGCGAGGCAAAACACCCTTGCTCACCGGCGGCACCATGCTTTATTTTAAAACGTTAGTTGAGCCGTTAGCACAAATGCCGGCCTCGGATGAAATTGTTCGAGCACAATTACAACAGCAATTAGCCGAGCAAGGACTGGCTTCGCTAGTCGCCGAGTTGGCTGAGGTCGACCCTGTTGCTCATCAGCAAATCGAATTGCAGAACCCGCAGCGAGTTCAGCGCGCGTTAGAGGTCTATCGCCAAACCGGTAAGCCGATTTCCAGTTTTTGGGCGCAACAAGACAATAGCGCCAAAGGTAAGTTATCGAGCGCAGCCATTGAGCAGTTTCCTTATCGATTAATGCAGTATGCGGTCATTCCGAATGATCGTAAGGTGTTGCATCAACGTATTGCTGAGCGCTTTGATCTGATGTTGAAGATGGGCTTTGAAGCTGAGGCGCGATTGTTATTTGAGCGCGGCGATTTGCACTTGGATTTACCCTCAATTCGCAGTGTTGGTTATCGACAAATGTGGCAATACTTTCAGGGCGACTATACTTATGAACAGATGGTAGAGCGCGGCGTTATTGCGACTCGACAACTGGCAAAACGCCAATTGACCTGGTTGAGAGGATGGCCGGAACTGATCGAAATTGACATATCAGCCTATTCAACCGAGCAATGGTGTCAGCGAATCCTGAGTCAGCTGTGA
- the mutL gene encoding DNA mismatch repair endonuclease MutL, which yields MTSRKIEVLSPRLANQIAAGEVVERPASVVKELIENCLDAGATRIDIDIEQGGVKLIRVRDNGRGIGKDDLPLALARHATSKVYSLDELEALNSLGFRGEALASVASVSRLTLTSKPAAQDTAWQVSAQGRDMAVDLTPAAHTDGTSVEVRDLFFNTPARRKFLRTEKTEFNHLEEVVKRQALARFDVGFSLSHNGRTIHALRPAATPAEQQRRIAQLLNPDFMNNALVIETERAGLTMTGWVGLPTFSRSSADMQYFFVNGRVVRDKVIAHAVKQAYRDVLYNGRHACFVLYLELDNAAVDVNVHPTKHEVRFRDQRLVHDFLFSQLHRALAEYRPDGQSLTADSTIEAMPPKATGLAAGEFSGQSSLSMNEAPTAQFANAAGSHSIAQTANGYAQQSSGVTEQLAAYQQLVTPADQPQTQSDIPPLGFAVAQLHGVYILSQSEHGLIMVDMHAAHERITYERMKQQYDQQAVQAQPLLVPLSLSLSEREADVAEQFAELLLSFGLVVDRIAPETVSIRQVPVFLQQSNAAELVRSVLADFVEHETSDAILAHRNEILSTMACHGSVRANRQLTVPEMNALLRDMERTERSGQCNHGRPTWTQLTMKDLDKLFLRGR from the coding sequence ATGACATCCAGAAAAATTGAGGTGCTTTCACCTCGTTTAGCCAACCAAATTGCCGCCGGAGAAGTGGTTGAACGCCCCGCCTCGGTGGTGAAAGAGTTGATTGAAAACTGTTTAGATGCCGGAGCCACTCGAATCGATATCGATATCGAACAGGGCGGTGTTAAGTTAATTCGGGTACGTGATAACGGTCGTGGTATTGGTAAGGACGATTTGCCCTTGGCGTTGGCTCGCCATGCGACCTCAAAGGTTTATTCGTTAGATGAACTCGAAGCGCTCAATTCGCTTGGGTTTCGTGGTGAAGCCTTGGCGTCGGTGGCGTCGGTATCGCGATTGACCTTGACCTCTAAGCCCGCCGCTCAGGATACCGCTTGGCAAGTCAGTGCTCAGGGCCGAGATATGGCAGTCGATCTGACGCCTGCGGCGCATACTGACGGCACCAGTGTGGAAGTGCGCGATCTATTTTTTAATACCCCAGCGAGACGTAAGTTTTTGCGCACCGAAAAAACCGAATTTAATCATTTAGAAGAGGTGGTTAAGCGGCAAGCCTTAGCACGTTTTGATGTTGGTTTTTCTCTTAGTCACAACGGCCGAACCATTCATGCTTTGCGTCCTGCTGCAACGCCTGCCGAACAACAGCGGCGCATTGCGCAATTGCTTAACCCGGACTTTATGAATAATGCCTTGGTGATTGAAACCGAACGTGCGGGTTTAACGATGACCGGCTGGGTCGGCTTGCCAACCTTTTCACGTTCTTCTGCGGATATGCAGTATTTCTTTGTTAATGGCCGAGTAGTGCGCGATAAGGTGATTGCTCATGCGGTGAAACAAGCCTATCGCGATGTTCTATACAATGGCCGCCACGCCTGCTTTGTGCTCTATTTAGAACTTGATAACGCCGCAGTGGATGTCAATGTTCACCCTACAAAACATGAAGTTCGGTTCCGAGATCAACGCTTGGTGCACGACTTTTTGTTTTCGCAATTACACCGAGCTTTAGCTGAATACCGACCGGATGGCCAGTCGCTAACGGCAGATTCAACGATTGAAGCCATGCCGCCAAAAGCCACAGGTCTTGCTGCGGGTGAGTTTTCGGGTCAGTCGTCGTTATCGATGAATGAAGCACCAACGGCGCAATTTGCTAACGCTGCTGGTTCGCACTCGATAGCGCAGACTGCTAATGGCTACGCTCAGCAATCCAGCGGTGTGACCGAACAGTTGGCGGCTTATCAGCAATTGGTGACACCGGCAGATCAGCCACAAACACAGTCAGATATTCCTCCGCTGGGTTTTGCGGTCGCTCAGTTACACGGTGTTTATATTCTTTCTCAGTCGGAACATGGGCTGATTATGGTGGATATGCACGCCGCCCATGAACGCATTACCTACGAGCGGATGAAGCAGCAGTACGATCAACAGGCGGTGCAGGCGCAGCCATTATTGGTGCCGCTGAGCTTATCGCTGAGTGAGCGTGAAGCCGATGTTGCCGAGCAGTTTGCTGAGTTATTGCTCAGTTTTGGGCTGGTGGTTGATCGCATCGCACCGGAGACGGTTTCCATTCGCCAAGTGCCAGTGTTCTTGCAGCAATCGAATGCTGCAGAGCTGGTACGGTCGGTGTTGGCCGATTTTGTTGAGCATGAAACATCCGATGCTATCTTGGCGCATCGTAACGAAATTCTATCGACTATGGCGTGTCACGGTTCTGTAAGAGCTAATCGCCAGCTGACGGTTCCTGAAATGAATGCTTTGCTACGAGATATGGAGCGCACCGAGCGCAGTGGCCAATGTAACCATGGCCGCCCAACCTGGACTCAGTTGACGATGAAAGATCTCGATAAACTGTTTTTAAGAGGCCGATAA
- a CDS encoding N-acetylmuramoyl-L-alanine amidase, which translates to MKPKNRLSVRQLTALCLSLLLATMVQAVSIESARIWPAPDSTRLVLDVSESVEHSLLVLKNPDRIVLDVKDSSLATELAALDLDNTGIERIRSGVRNGSDVRIVLDMQAEMTPRSFSLLPNEQYGHRLVIDLERDLAIKANETVPSAAKTIEQVTSQKRDIIVVIDAGHGGEDPGAIGPRKLHEKNVVLAIAKELYRQLDALPGYKPVMTRTGDYIVALKKRSDFARENNADLFISIHADAYRLPSAHGASVFALSNGGSVSAMAKYLADQENAADTIGGINGVSLEDKDDVLRSVLVDLSMTSTLQRSVEVGGMVLSEIGDFTKLHGDRRSVGHANFVVLRAPDVPSILVETGFISNPREAANLGSASYRKKMATAISDGVQRYFERNAPDGSYIAWRQENKNTIRRYTVSQGDTLSSIASRNGTSVRKLISANNLSSTSIRIGQVLVIPDA; encoded by the coding sequence ATGAAGCCAAAGAACAGATTATCCGTACGGCAGCTTACAGCGCTGTGCTTATCGTTATTGCTGGCAACTATGGTTCAGGCGGTCAGCATTGAAAGTGCTCGTATTTGGCCGGCACCCGATAGTACGCGACTGGTGCTCGATGTTAGCGAATCTGTCGAGCACAGTTTGCTGGTACTGAAAAACCCGGATCGTATTGTACTCGATGTTAAAGACAGCAGCTTAGCAACCGAGTTAGCAGCGCTCGATCTCGATAATACTGGCATTGAGCGAATCCGCAGTGGCGTGCGTAATGGCAGCGATGTTCGTATTGTGCTCGATATGCAAGCCGAGATGACACCGCGGAGCTTTTCTTTATTGCCGAACGAGCAGTACGGTCATCGCTTGGTGATCGACCTAGAAAGAGATCTGGCCATTAAGGCTAACGAAACTGTCCCCAGTGCTGCCAAAACCATTGAGCAAGTCACGAGCCAAAAACGCGACATTATAGTCGTTATTGATGCCGGTCACGGTGGTGAAGACCCAGGTGCCATTGGGCCAAGAAAACTGCATGAAAAAAATGTCGTGCTGGCAATCGCTAAAGAATTGTATCGTCAACTGGATGCCCTGCCAGGCTATAAACCGGTTATGACGCGCACCGGCGATTACATCGTTGCGTTAAAAAAACGCAGCGACTTTGCCCGTGAAAACAATGCAGACCTATTTATTTCGATTCACGCCGATGCTTACCGTTTACCTTCGGCACATGGTGCTTCGGTGTTTGCGCTCTCCAATGGCGGCTCTGTCAGCGCAATGGCGAAATACCTTGCCGACCAAGAAAACGCAGCCGATACCATTGGTGGTATTAACGGCGTTTCGTTAGAAGATAAAGACGATGTTTTGCGTTCGGTGCTGGTCGACTTATCAATGACCTCTACCTTGCAACGTTCGGTTGAAGTTGGCGGCATGGTGTTATCCGAAATTGGTGATTTCACCAAGTTGCATGGCGACCGACGCTCGGTGGGTCATGCTAACTTTGTTGTGTTACGTGCCCCAGATGTACCTTCAATATTGGTTGAAACTGGCTTTATCAGTAACCCGCGAGAGGCGGCCAATTTAGGCTCAGCCAGTTATCGCAAAAAGATGGCAACGGCGATTAGCGATGGCGTGCAGCGTTACTTTGAGCGTAATGCGCCAGACGGCAGCTATATTGCCTGGCGTCAGGAAAATAAAAACACTATTCGGCGTTATACCGTTTCTCAAGGTGATACTTTATCTAGCATTGCCAGCCGGAACGGAACCTCTGTGCGTAAATTGATCTCAGCAAATAATCTGTCGAGTACCTCTATTCGCATTGGTCAGGTATTAGTAATTCCAGACGCTTAG
- the tsaE gene encoding tRNA (adenosine(37)-N6)-threonylcarbamoyltransferase complex ATPase subunit type 1 TsaE: MERSLTEDQMPAFGAQLAKACRSGSVIYLQGTLGMGKTTLSRCVVEATGWQGRVKSPTYTLVEQYSGNLVEALHFDLYRLADPEELEFLGVRDFDQHQAIWLIEWPERGAGLLPPADIEVYFEDAQNSRKLRLVACSDKGAQQLQQMEAMA; the protein is encoded by the coding sequence GTGGAAAGAAGTTTAACAGAAGATCAAATGCCAGCCTTTGGTGCTCAGCTAGCAAAAGCTTGCCGTTCGGGCAGTGTTATCTATCTGCAAGGCACTTTAGGAATGGGTAAAACAACGCTGTCTCGTTGCGTCGTTGAAGCCACTGGTTGGCAGGGGCGAGTAAAAAGCCCAACCTATACTTTGGTTGAACAATACAGCGGTAATTTGGTCGAAGCGTTACATTTTGATCTTTATCGATTAGCAGACCCAGAAGAGCTGGAGTTTTTAGGCGTACGTGATTTTGATCAGCATCAGGCCATTTGGCTAATCGAATGGCCTGAACGCGGCGCGGGCTTATTACCGCCAGCAGATATTGAGGTTTATTTTGAAGATGCGCAAAATAGCCGAAAACTAAGGTTAGTCGCCTGTTCAGATAAGGGCGCACAGCAACTTCAACAGATGGAAGCGATGGCGTGA
- the queG gene encoding tRNA epoxyqueuosine(34) reductase QueG, protein MQPTNSIIATSGELTLAEQIRQLGLNLGLQAVHFSSPSTDEHELRFQQWLDAGHHGEMDWLQRNKDKRFHGGQLHPGTKTVISVRMDYLPDGAPPFNILSDPNKAYVARYAVGRDYHKVLRKRLTLFAKQIAQLAGEHGYRPFVDSAPVMERQLAEKSGMGWIGKNTLLLAPGAGSWFFLGELFTDLELPFDEPFEKNHCGSCQECLVKCPTDAFTQAGVLDARKCISYLTIEYSGSIPVDLRSKMGNRIYGCDDCQLVCPHNNKADTSAESDFTPRHQLDQASLTDLFSWDETTFLSRTEGSPIRRIGYQQWLRNIAIALGNGEPSHQVIQLLSNKLGCYSELLDEHLRWAIEQLEQRLTINS, encoded by the coding sequence ATGCAGCCTACCAACTCCATCATAGCAACATCAGGTGAATTAACTCTAGCTGAACAGATCCGTCAGCTGGGCTTAAACTTAGGTTTGCAGGCCGTACACTTTAGCTCGCCTTCAACCGATGAACACGAATTACGCTTCCAACAATGGCTCGATGCCGGTCATCATGGCGAAATGGATTGGCTACAACGCAATAAAGATAAACGCTTTCACGGTGGCCAACTGCACCCCGGCACCAAGACTGTGATTTCGGTACGTATGGATTACCTGCCCGACGGTGCGCCGCCATTCAACATTCTTTCCGACCCGAACAAAGCTTATGTTGCCCGCTATGCGGTAGGCCGCGACTACCATAAGGTGCTGCGCAAACGGCTGACACTCTTTGCTAAACAGATTGCACAACTGGCTGGCGAGCATGGCTATCGCCCGTTTGTCGACAGCGCACCTGTCATGGAACGCCAATTGGCCGAAAAGAGCGGCATGGGTTGGATTGGTAAAAACACCCTATTATTAGCGCCGGGCGCGGGCAGTTGGTTCTTTTTAGGTGAGTTATTTACCGACTTAGAACTGCCGTTCGATGAACCGTTTGAAAAAAATCACTGTGGCAGCTGCCAAGAATGCTTGGTGAAATGCCCGACCGATGCCTTTACTCAAGCTGGGGTATTGGATGCAAGAAAATGCATTAGCTATTTGACCATCGAATACAGCGGCAGCATTCCTGTCGATCTGAGAAGTAAAATGGGCAACCGAATTTACGGCTGCGACGATTGCCAACTGGTGTGCCCACACAATAACAAAGCCGATACCTCGGCCGAGTCCGACTTTACGCCGCGACATCAACTCGATCAGGCTTCACTTACCGACTTATTCAGTTGGGACGAGACAACCTTTTTAAGCCGAACCGAAGGCAGTCCGATCCGGCGTATTGGTTATCAACAGTGGTTACGCAACATCGCTATTGCATTGGGTAATGGCGAGCCGAGTCATCAGGTCATCCAATTATTGAGTAATAAACTCGGCTGTTATTCAGAGCTGCTCGATGAACACCTTCGCTGGGCCATTGAGCAGCTAGAACAACGCTTAACCATCAACTCATAA
- a CDS encoding FAD-dependent oxidoreductase: MTKKILIVGGVAGGASAAARLRRIDETAQIIMFERDQFISFANCGLPYHIGGEIEDRNALLVQTPESMHARFNIDIRIQSEVVDIDAQAKQVSVHRLDTGERYQESYDELILSPGAKPIMPPIPGIDLASVFSLRNIPDMDRIIHKLDIDAPRSAVVIGGGFIGIEMAEALVHRKVETTLIELSNQVMPPIDAEMAVPLHQEMRRNGTQLILGDALEAITESSDNELTLTLRSGRELKTDMLIMAIGVTPENQLAKTAGLALGQRGGIQVDKQMRTSVEHIWAVGDAIEVAHFVTGSHAQIPLAGPANRQGRIVADNIFGMASEYKDTLGTGICKVFNLAAASTGANEKQLLAEQKPFQKVYLHAADHAGYYPDARQIHLKLLFQPTDGRILGAQAVGEKGVDKRIDVLATAIRAGLTVFDLEEFELCYAPPFGSAKDIINQAGFVASNALRGSHDICQADALPQGDDVQVLDVRSASEISAHGSIEGAINIPLDQLRQNLQRLPKDKTWVTLCAVGLRGYVAQRMLVQHGYSVLNMTGGYTSYLMAQQVGR; this comes from the coding sequence ATGACAAAAAAAATCCTCATTGTGGGTGGTGTTGCTGGGGGTGCGTCGGCAGCGGCGCGCTTACGTCGTATTGATGAGACAGCGCAGATCATTATGTTTGAGCGCGATCAATTCATCTCCTTTGCTAACTGCGGTCTGCCGTACCATATCGGTGGCGAAATTGAAGATCGCAATGCCCTATTGGTGCAAACTCCCGAATCTATGCATGCGCGGTTTAATATTGATATTCGCATCCAGTCTGAAGTGGTTGATATTGATGCTCAGGCGAAACAGGTGTCGGTACACAGGCTAGATACGGGCGAGCGTTATCAAGAATCTTACGATGAGCTTATCCTGTCGCCAGGTGCAAAACCGATAATGCCGCCGATTCCTGGCATCGATTTAGCCTCAGTGTTTAGCTTACGCAACATCCCCGATATGGATCGAATTATTCATAAACTGGATATCGATGCGCCTCGCTCAGCGGTGGTAATTGGTGGCGGTTTTATTGGCATTGAAATGGCAGAAGCGTTAGTGCACCGCAAAGTCGAGACCACGCTAATTGAGTTGTCGAATCAGGTTATGCCGCCAATCGATGCCGAAATGGCGGTACCTTTGCACCAAGAAATGCGTCGCAACGGTACTCAATTGATATTAGGCGATGCCTTAGAAGCGATAACAGAATCTAGCGATAACGAGCTAACGCTGACATTGCGTTCAGGCCGAGAGCTAAAAACCGATATGCTGATTATGGCGATTGGCGTGACACCTGAAAATCAGCTGGCTAAAACAGCGGGCTTGGCGTTAGGCCAACGCGGTGGCATTCAAGTCGATAAGCAGATGCGTACCAGCGTCGAACATATTTGGGCGGTTGGCGATGCGATTGAAGTTGCGCATTTTGTTACAGGCAGCCACGCGCAGATTCCATTGGCTGGGCCTGCCAACCGGCAAGGTCGAATCGTCGCTGATAATATTTTTGGTATGGCTTCGGAATATAAAGATACGCTAGGCACTGGTATCTGTAAGGTCTTCAACTTGGCGGCGGCCTCAACGGGTGCCAATGAAAAGCAATTATTGGCAGAGCAAAAGCCTTTCCAAAAGGTGTATTTGCACGCAGCCGATCATGCAGGCTATTACCCTGATGCTCGCCAAATTCACCTTAAGTTATTATTTCAGCCAACAGATGGCCGTATTTTAGGTGCGCAGGCGGTCGGTGAAAAAGGCGTCGATAAACGTATTGATGTGCTCGCTACTGCAATTCGAGCAGGCTTAACGGTTTTTGATTTGGAAGAGTTTGAGCTTTGTTATGCACCACCCTTTGGCTCGGCAAAAGACATTATTAATCAGGCCGGTTTTGTCGCCAGCAATGCTTTGCGCGGCTCGCATGATATTTGCCAAGCAGACGCCTTGCCGCAGGGTGATGATGTGCAGGTGTTGGATGTCCGTTCAGCGTCAGAAATATCAGCGCACGGCAGCATTGAAGGCGCTATTAATATTCCGCTGGATCAGTTGCGTCAAAACTTACAGCGGCTACCAAAAGATAAAACATGGGTGACGCTTTGTGCGGTTGGTTTAAGAGGCTATGTCGCGCAACGCATGTTGGTTCAACATGGTTATTCGGTATTAAATATGACCGGCGGCTATACCAGCTATTTAATGGCACAACAGGTTGGGCGCTAA